A section of the Pseudomonas prosekii genome encodes:
- a CDS encoding FecR family protein: MNRHHQTDPDLPDDGIDAQAASWFVRNRQQHNSAERKQFEQWLGTPEHAKAYRAVEELWADLAELRQQNKPVALLPRRKTNVWRPALAIAAALVCAVLALNLGTSYGVYQQQIAAQNKGTRTFNLPDGSTLSVNANTRLRLDFDGHQRQVFLDQGQIYLEVAPDKERPLWVHAGAGVVRVVGTGFDVRRTPQQLVVSVAHGQVAFAPEGKTPTLLGAQQQASYNLASSTLRQQTLADEQIADWRDGHLSFRNRELASLVDELNLYRARPVLLADARLGRFKVSGNLDINDPDALLNALPALIPVKTVTLADGQIRIEAR; encoded by the coding sequence ATGAACCGTCATCACCAGACTGACCCCGACCTGCCGGATGACGGCATCGACGCTCAGGCAGCCAGCTGGTTTGTGCGTAATCGTCAGCAACACAACAGCGCCGAGCGCAAGCAATTCGAGCAATGGCTGGGCACGCCCGAACACGCCAAAGCGTATCGCGCGGTCGAAGAGTTGTGGGCCGACCTCGCCGAATTGCGCCAGCAGAACAAACCGGTGGCGCTGCTGCCACGGCGCAAAACCAATGTCTGGCGCCCGGCGCTGGCCATCGCCGCCGCGCTGGTCTGCGCAGTGTTGGCACTCAATCTGGGCACGTCCTACGGCGTTTATCAGCAACAGATTGCAGCGCAGAACAAAGGCACGCGGACCTTCAATCTGCCCGATGGCAGCACCTTGTCGGTCAACGCCAACACGCGTTTGCGCCTCGATTTCGATGGTCATCAGCGTCAGGTTTTCCTCGATCAAGGGCAGATTTATCTCGAAGTCGCTCCGGACAAGGAACGGCCGCTGTGGGTGCACGCGGGCGCGGGCGTGGTGCGCGTGGTCGGCACCGGTTTTGATGTGCGACGCACGCCGCAGCAATTGGTGGTCAGCGTCGCCCATGGGCAAGTGGCGTTTGCACCCGAGGGCAAGACGCCGACTCTGCTCGGCGCGCAACAGCAAGCCTCGTATAACTTGGCCAGCAGCACATTGCGGCAACAGACATTGGCTGACGAGCAGATTGCCGACTGGCGCGACGGGCACTTGTCGTTTCGTAATCGCGAATTGGCCAGCCTGGTCGACGAGCTGAACCTGTACCGCGCGCGGCCAGTGCTGTTGGCCGATGCCAGGCTCGGGCGCTTCAAGGTCTCCGGCAATCTCGACATCAACGATCCTGACGCCTTGCTCAACGCCCTCCCCGCGCTGATTCCGGTGAAAACCGTCACCCTCGCGGATGGCC